The following DNA comes from Hordeum vulgare subsp. vulgare chromosome 3H, MorexV3_pseudomolecules_assembly, whole genome shotgun sequence.
cttgtattctcatgaggccataggccagtatatatacatgtacatgtggtggactatatgcaggaaaccccttatatatcgggataaatacaaaagggtacatgacttatattataactctaacaataatgacatcaacgtactgcagtgctcgaatgtctttgccaagcttgttcaaggtcatgctcctccggttaactacgaggttaatgggcaccactacaacaagggatactacctaGCAGATGACATCTATCCGAGATGGTCCCCATTTATGAAGACTATCTCAAATCCCGCACCAGGAGGCAAGAACCCCTACTTTGCCAAGCGCCAAGAAGCTtgcaggaaggatgtcgagcgagCATTTGGTATGCTTCAATCTCGTTTTGTTGTTGTCCATTACCCCACTCAGACCTGATCGAAAGATCAAATGTGGAAAGTCATGACTTGTTGTGTCgtcttgcacaacatgatcattgagagcgaGCATGAGGAGCCAGTGTTTGACACTGAACCATATTACACGCAGGGTCCTCTTGCCCGAGTTGATCACCAGATACCGACAACCTGGACTGTCTTCCTCAACATGCGTCAAAAGATCCGAGACCCACAAGTGAAACAACAACTGCAGGACGATTTGATGGAGTACCTATGAAGGCTTAAGGACAATGTCTATCTCGATGTGTGATGAATATGAGTTTTTTTTGTTGGACTATTTTAATTTGTATCGAGTTGttggattatttttatttgtattGATTTTTGTTATGATAAGAAAATAATTATTGTTGTTCAATTTGTACCGAAGCATGTTGAATATAGGCTAAAAATGGGCCAAATTGCCCCGAAAATGAACCAATTTACACAAAAAGAAGCCGAAATCGACGGCTGGGCCGAACAGCTggatggagatgctcttagtagcCTGCACTTGCACACTCCACGTCGCCGTCATGGCCGTCATCGTCATGTCAGGCAGATTTATCTGAATTAGGCCAGTACACTAATCCATCATGTCACATCGACCAAGTACGGCGAATGGCGGCACGCCGACGAAACATCACCCCTGACGCAGCTAGCGCTGACTGATTGACTTTCCCAAAAGATAAAAACACTGACTGATTGATCCGGTTCCTGTTTTATATGTTCATTCCCGCCATATTTGACCACCCGATGGCCCGCAAATCTGCGAACTCCAAGGAAAGCATCTCGCGGTTGGGAAATCCTGCCATCCATTTCCAAAGCTTAATTTCCTGACACCTGAGATGGAGGCCAACGACGGCGGCAAGATGCACGTCGTGATGCTGCCATGGCTGGCCTTCGGCCACGTGCTCCCCTTCACGGAGTTCGCCAAGCGCGTGGCCCGGCAGGGCCACCGGGTCACCCTCCTGTCCGCGCCGAGGAACACCCGCCGGCTGATCGACATCCCGCCGGGCCTCGCCGGCCTCATCCGCGTCGTGCACGTCCCGCTGCCGCGCGTCGACGGCCTGCCGGAGCACGCCGAGGCGACCATCGACCTGCCCTCCGACCACCTCCGACCGTGCCTGCGCCGCGCCTTCGACGCCGCCTTCGAGCGCGAGCTCTCGCGGCTGCTCCAGGAGGAGGCGAAGCCGGACTGGGTCCTCGTCGACTACGCGTCGTACTGGGCGCCCACGGCCGCGGCGAGGCACGGCGTGCCGTGCGCGTTCCTCAGCCTGTTCGGCGCCGCGGCGCTCAGCTTCTTCGGGACCCCTGAGACGCTCCTCGGCATCGGGAGGCACGCCAAGACGGAGCCGGCGCACTTGACGGTCGTCCCCGAGTACGTCCCGTTTCCGACCACCGTCGCGTACCGTGGCTACGAGGCGCGCGAGCTGTTCGAGCCGGGCATGGTCCCGGACGACTCCGGCGTGTCGGAGGGCTACCGGTTCGCCAAGACCATCGAAGGGTGCCAGCTCGTGGGCATCAGGAGCAGCTCGGAGTTCGAGCCGGAGTGGCTGCGGCTGCTCGGCGAGCTCTACCGGAAGCCAGTGATCCCGGTGGGCCTGTTCCCTCCGGCGCCGCAGGACGACGTCGCCGGCCACGAGGCGACGCTGCGCTGGCTGGACGGACAGGCGCCAAGCTCCGTCGTGTACGCGGCCTTCGGCAGCGAGGTGAAGCTGACGGGCGCGCAGCTGCAACGTATAGCTCTCGGCCTGGAGGCGTCCGGGCTGCCCTTCATCTGGGCATTCAGGGCACCGACGTCGACCGAGACCGGCGCAGCCTCCGGCGGCTTGCCCGAGGGCTTCGAGGagcggctcgccggccggggaGTCGTGTGCCGAGGCTGGGTGCCGCAGGTGAAGTTCCTGGCCCATGCATCAGTCGGGGGGTTCCTGACGCACGCCGGCTGGAACTCGATCGCCGAGGGCCTGGCGCACGGCGTGAGGCTGGTGCTGCTGCCGCTGGTGTTCGAGCAGGGCCTCAACGCCAGGAACATAGTGGACAAGAATATCGGCGTGGAGGTGGCGCGGGACGAGCAGGACGGATCGTTCGCGGCCGGCGACATCGCGGCGGCTCTGAGGAGGGTCATGGTGGAAGACGAAGGCGAGGGGTTCGGGGCCAAGGTGAAGGAGCTGGCCAAAGTGTTCGGGGACGACGAGGTGAATGATCAGTGCGTGAGAGAGTTTCTCATGCACCTGTCGGACCACAGCAAAAAGAACCAAGGACAGGACTGAAACTTTCAAATATCATCAACTATCTTTCAGTGAAGTGAAACATGCTACATGTGATTTCCAAAAGCGATTGCCATTACAAATTTAAAACCCAACAAGCCGTGCTAAATTATCAGCCAAAATTGCCTTTTGACAAGAAAATTCAACAAGGGTGTGTGTACAACCAGAAGGTCAAATTAGCAGCACATAACCGAGCCCGCCCTTTCAGCCAAAACTGTCTGTCACACTGCACCAAAATCCACCAGATCATCGTCGCTCACCGACGTCCGAGTCCACCAAATAGGTTGAAAAAACATCGTAAGGGCGAGGATAAAATTTACCTTTCACCGTGGAAGCCCCAGCAGATTCCTTGTTCTGTGCACGAACAAGTCCCGGGATTTCCACATCGCAGGAAGGTGCCCTAGTACCGTGGCGAGGGATAGCTGCGCCACGGCATCCTTCTTACCAAGTGACACCATCGGCATTGTCGTCGAATGTTTATATTTCAATAGCTTGCTGTCTTTAGCCCCATGCATCAAAAGCTTTATGTTTTTAGAGACTATCATGGCATGCTTCTGCACAAAATATCCTTGCTCGAGCTCCTGCGACAAAGCGTGTTTGCTTCACATGTCAAAACTTTCTAAAACCACATGTGCGGTAATATATCAACCAAAAAGTACTATACTAACCAACCCTCTGTTGCATAATGGAAATCAGTAAATGCTATGAACGCATCAAGTGGAACTTCAACAGCAGATATGGAAGTACAGTATGAACTTACCGGAATGTCAATGATatcaccagcagcaaaaatattaGTCTGGCCTTTCACTCTT
Coding sequences within:
- the LOC123444814 gene encoding putative UDP-rhamnose:rhamnosyltransferase 1, whose translation is MEANDGGKMHVVMLPWLAFGHVLPFTEFAKRVARQGHRVTLLSAPRNTRRLIDIPPGLAGLIRVVHVPLPRVDGLPEHAEATIDLPSDHLRPCLRRAFDAAFERELSRLLQEEAKPDWVLVDYASYWAPTAAARHGVPCAFLSLFGAAALSFFGTPETLLGIGRHAKTEPAHLTVVPEYVPFPTTVAYRGYEARELFEPGMVPDDSGVSEGYRFAKTIEGCQLVGIRSSSEFEPEWLRLLGELYRKPVIPVGLFPPAPQDDVAGHEATLRWLDGQAPSSVVYAAFGSEVKLTGAQLQRIALGLEASGLPFIWAFRAPTSTETGAASGGLPEGFEERLAGRGVVCRGWVPQVKFLAHASVGGFLTHAGWNSIAEGLAHGVRLVLLPLVFEQGLNARNIVDKNIGVEVARDEQDGSFAAGDIAAALRRVMVEDEGEGFGAKVKELAKVFGDDEVNDQCVREFLMHLSDHSKKNQGQD